One Chitinophaga sp. H8 DNA window includes the following coding sequences:
- the rsgA gene encoding ribosome small subunit-dependent GTPase A, producing MQATVYKSTGSWYVVKSTTGEFFKARMKGIFKKDGDITSTNPIAVGDTVAIVPEEGGDHTAMITEIADRHNYIVRSSPHRKHQKHIVAANMDQALLICTLKEPRTSQGFIDRFLVTAAAYHIPVILAFNKMDLYKEKQVEQFAEYEQLYTEIGYQVILTSATTGYGVPELGTLLHNKTTLMSGHSGVGKSSLINALLPDQQLRTKAVSGWSGKGLHTTTFAEMFDLKEGGRIIDTPGLREFGIVDIPKAELSHYFLEMQPYISECQFNNCLHINEPGCAVKEAVNEGKINVERYVSYATILETITEEEY from the coding sequence TTGCAAGCAACGGTTTACAAGTCTACAGGTAGTTGGTACGTGGTAAAAAGCACCACGGGGGAGTTTTTCAAAGCCCGTATGAAAGGGATTTTCAAAAAAGACGGGGATATTACCTCCACGAACCCTATTGCGGTGGGAGATACCGTAGCAATTGTACCGGAAGAGGGTGGAGATCATACAGCGATGATCACTGAAATAGCCGACCGGCATAATTATATTGTAAGAAGTTCTCCTCACCGTAAGCATCAGAAACATATCGTTGCAGCCAATATGGATCAGGCATTGCTGATCTGTACGCTCAAAGAGCCACGTACTTCTCAGGGATTCATAGACCGGTTTCTGGTCACGGCAGCAGCCTATCATATACCGGTAATCCTGGCCTTTAATAAGATGGACCTGTATAAGGAGAAGCAGGTAGAACAGTTTGCGGAATATGAGCAGCTCTATACTGAAATTGGCTATCAGGTGATACTTACCTCTGCCACCACGGGGTATGGTGTTCCGGAGCTGGGTACGCTGCTACATAATAAAACCACATTGATGTCCGGTCATTCCGGGGTGGGCAAATCTTCACTGATCAATGCCCTGTTGCCGGATCAGCAACTGAGAACCAAGGCAGTCAGTGGTTGGAGCGGTAAAGGGCTGCATACCACTACTTTTGCAGAAATGTTTGACCTGAAAGAAGGAGGACGAATTATTGATACCCCCGGGCTAAGAGAATTCGGTATTGTAGACATTCCCAAAGCAGAATTATCTCATTATTTCCTGGAAATGCAGCCTTATATCAGCGAGTGCCAGTTTAACAACTGTTTGCATATTAACGAGCCGGGATGTGCGGTGAAAGAGGCCGTAAACGAAGGCAAGATCAATGTAGAGCGCTATGTTAGCTATGCCACTATTCTGGAAACCATTACAGAAGAAGAGTATTAG
- a CDS encoding gamma carbonic anhydrase family protein has translation MPVILPVKGVYPKMGENCFVAPNATIVGDVVMGNECSIWFNAVVRGDVNSIRMGNKVNIQDGVVIHCTYEKTKTVIGNNVSVGHNAIIHGCTIEDDVLVGMGAIIMDNAHVGANTIIAAGAVVLEGTHIEKGTVYAGVPAKKIKDINMDLIRGEINRIADNYIMYASWFKEEEK, from the coding sequence ATGCCTGTAATCTTACCTGTAAAAGGAGTGTATCCCAAAATGGGAGAAAACTGTTTTGTGGCCCCCAACGCTACTATTGTAGGCGATGTGGTAATGGGCAACGAATGCAGCATATGGTTTAATGCCGTAGTACGGGGCGATGTCAACAGTATCCGTATGGGCAATAAAGTGAATATCCAGGATGGCGTTGTGATCCATTGTACCTACGAAAAAACCAAAACCGTCATTGGCAATAATGTATCAGTAGGCCATAATGCTATTATACATGGCTGTACAATCGAAGACGATGTACTGGTAGGCATGGGGGCTATTATCATGGATAATGCCCATGTAGGCGCAAATACCATTATTGCAGCGGGTGCTGTGGTGCTGGAAGGTACCCATATAGAAAAAGGTACCGTATATGCCGGTGTACCTGCCAAAAAGATCAAAGACATTAATATGGACCTCATCAGAGGAGAAATCAACCGTATTGCGGATAACTACATCATGTACGCCAGCTGGTTTAAGGAAGAAGAAAAATAA
- a CDS encoding aspartate aminotransferase family protein translates to MNNRQLFLRHVAQTSDAPLALEIVKAAGMYMWDVNGKQYLDLIAGISVCNVGHCHPAVVKAVQEQAQQYMHLLVYGEMVQSPQVAFASLLTAHLPSSLDSVYFTNSGTEAVEGAMKLAKRYTGRTEIIAFERSYHGSTQGSLSILGDEHWRNAYRPLLPDVQHVIYNAWETLDRITTRTACVIAESVQAEGGVIVPQRDWIHALREKCTATGTLLILDEIQCGLGRNGSLWAFEQLGVVPDILLLGKALGGGMPLGAFIASREIMWSLTNNPVLGHITTFGGHPVNCAAGLAGMQALLDEQLVAGVKEKEQLFLQHLQHPAIRAVRSLGLMIAVEMESFAVNKKVIDYCIEKGILTDWFLFAPECMRIAPPLTITPEEIRTACRTICEALDNVS, encoded by the coding sequence ATGAATAACAGGCAACTTTTTCTGCGGCACGTAGCGCAGACTTCTGATGCCCCTCTGGCATTGGAAATAGTGAAAGCGGCAGGCATGTATATGTGGGATGTGAATGGCAAGCAATACCTGGATCTGATAGCCGGTATTAGTGTATGCAATGTAGGGCATTGTCATCCGGCTGTTGTAAAAGCAGTACAGGAACAGGCGCAGCAGTATATGCATCTGCTGGTATATGGAGAAATGGTACAATCGCCTCAGGTGGCTTTTGCCAGTTTGCTTACGGCTCACCTGCCCTCCTCCTTGGATAGTGTGTATTTTACGAACTCAGGAACAGAAGCAGTAGAAGGTGCTATGAAGCTGGCCAAGAGATACACCGGCAGAACAGAGATCATTGCATTTGAACGTAGTTATCATGGCTCTACACAGGGGTCTTTAAGTATCCTGGGAGATGAACACTGGCGCAATGCCTACCGCCCGTTACTCCCGGATGTGCAGCATGTGATATACAATGCATGGGAAACGCTGGATCGTATTACCACACGTACCGCCTGTGTAATAGCTGAAAGTGTGCAGGCAGAAGGGGGGGTAATAGTGCCACAACGGGACTGGATACACGCACTCCGGGAGAAATGTACTGCCACCGGTACATTATTGATACTGGATGAAATACAATGTGGGCTGGGTCGCAATGGTTCACTATGGGCATTTGAGCAGCTGGGAGTGGTACCTGATATTTTACTATTAGGCAAAGCATTAGGAGGTGGTATGCCACTGGGGGCTTTTATTGCATCACGTGAAATCATGTGGAGCCTTACAAATAATCCTGTATTGGGACATATTACCACATTTGGCGGACATCCGGTTAACTGTGCTGCGGGACTGGCCGGCATGCAGGCATTGCTGGATGAGCAGCTGGTAGCCGGGGTTAAAGAAAAGGAGCAGCTATTTTTGCAACATCTGCAGCATCCGGCCATCCGGGCAGTACGCTCTCTGGGGTTGATGATAGCAGTGGAGATGGAAAGCTTTGCAGTAAATAAAAAGGTAATTGATTATTGTATAGAGAAAGGCATCTTAACCGACTGGTTCCTGTTTGCGCCGGAATGTATGCGT